One window of Branchiostoma lanceolatum isolate klBraLanc5 chromosome 6, klBraLanc5.hap2, whole genome shotgun sequence genomic DNA carries:
- the LOC136437040 gene encoding UDP-glucuronosyltransferase 2C1-like, with product MEVASRHVLLCVIVSLTAHGIGAEKVLVVPPAISGSHWFPLASVGQALAGRGHEVTVVVSQDIVAKRRTERPQLRFESFLDQGSSARLEAKTGQLSELSNKSMLYIAQRLQGSLKDKALHCDLLLGDGDLIERLKQARFQVVITEPFISQCGAIVAAHLGVPHVALLRHDPTGLDYQATGVPRPPSYVPSTMSSFTDRMTFLQRAQNFVVSCVAPVVFQWFVENMHYDQLRKYIGEEETLVGVLAKTDVWLYQMDPLLDLPRPSMPNMVNVGGILAREAGPLSEDLELFMQSSGSAGVVVVSFGSQAKTLNPERAEVMAAAFAQLRQKVVWRYVGEKPAGLGNNTKLMAWLPQNDLLGHPKTRAFVTHAGSNGVYEALYHGVPMVCTPLGADQPGNAARAVSRGLGVRLDFNTFTTETLYQAIMQVLTDKSYQETAALLSRLHRDQPQSPMERAVWWVEHVIKHGGLPHLRARAVELPWYQYYLLDVAVFLLGVCSAVLGTVWYSCSFVCRKVCCKSGSKLKSQ from the exons ATGGAGGTTGCATCACGGCATGTACTGCTGTGTGTGATAGTTAGTCTGACAGCACACGGGATCGGCGCGGAGAAGGTTCTCGTGGTGCCGCCGGCCATATCGGGCAGCCACTGGTTCCCCCTGGCGTCAGTCGGCCAGGCTCTGGCGGGGAGGGGGCACGAGGTCACCGTTGTTGTCTCTCAGGACATCGTGGCCAAACGTCGTACCGAGAGGCCCCAGCTACGGTTCGAGTCGTTCCTTGACCAGGGGAGCAGTGCGCGGCTGGAGGCAAAGACAGGCCAGTTAAGTGAGTTGTCCAACAAGTCTATGCTCTATATTGCACAACGCCTTCAAGGGTCGCTCAAAGACAAAGCTCTACACTGCGATTTGCTGCTTGGGGACGGTGACTTGATTGAGAGGTTGAAACAAGCACGTTTTCAGGTTGTCATCACCGAGCCCTTCATTTCCCAGTGCGGAGCCATAGTCGCAGCACACCTGGGCGTCCCCCACGTTGCCCTGCTGCGCCATGATCCTACCGGACTCGACTACCAGGCCACAGGCGTGCCCCGCCCCCCGTCCTATGTACCGTCTACAATGTCCAGTTTCACCGACCGGATGACTTTCTTACAGCGAGCCCAGAACTTTGTCGTGTCGTGTGTGGCGCCCGTGGTGTTCCAGTGGTTCGTGGAAAACATGCACTATGACCAGCTGAGAAAGTACATCGGTGAGGAGGAGACTCTCGTGGGGGTTCTGGCGAAGACGGACGTCTGGCTGTATCAAATGGACCCCTTGTTGGACCTCCCGAGACCGAGTATGCCCAACATGGTTAACGTCGGAGGGATACTAGCCCGAGAGGCCGGTCCACTTTCAGAG GATTTAGAGCTATTCATGCAAAGTTCCGGCAGTGCCGGAGTCGTTGTCGTCAGCTTCGGGTCACAGGCCAAGACCTTAAACCCGGAAAGGGCAGAGGTCATGGCAGCAGCCTTCGCGCAGCTCCGCCAGAAGGTGGTGTGGCGGTACGTGGGAGAGAAGCCGGCCGGTCTGGGCAACAACACCAAGCTGATGGCCTGGCTGCCTCAGAACGACCTGCTAg GTCATCCGAAAACCCGAGCCTTCGTCACCCATGCGGGGTCTAACGGTGTGTACGAGGCCCTGTACCACGGCGTACCGATGGTCTGTACACCGCTGGGCGCGGACCAACCCGGCAACGCCGCCCGGGCGGTGTCCAGAGGGCTGGGTGTGAGGCTGGACTTCAACACGTTCACAACAGAAACGTTGTACCAGGCTATAATGCAGGTTCTCACTGACAAGAG CTACCAGGAGACCGCAGCCCTCCTGTCCCGCCTACACCGTGACCAGCCCCAGTCACCCATGGAGCGGGCCGTCTGGTGGgtagaacacgtcatcaaacatggcggactgCCCCATCTTCGCGCACGCGCCGTGGAGCTGCCGTGGTACCAGTACTACCTGCTGGACGTAGCTGTGTTCCTGTTGGGTGTATGTTCAGCTGTCCTGGGTACCGTGTGGTACAGCTGTTCGTTCGTCTGTAGGAAGGTTTGCTGTAAAAGTGGAAGCAAGCTGAAGTCTCAGTAG